In Chloroflexota bacterium, the genomic window GCCGAGCTGCGCCCCCCCCCCCCGCTCACAGCGTCGCCCCGGGGCCCCGCCCCGCCGCCCCCGCGCGGCCCGGCCGGCCCCCCGCCTCGACCGCTTCCTGGCCGAGCAGTGCCCCGACCTCACCCGCTCCAGGCTCGCGCGGCTGGTGCAGCAGGGCATGGTCGCCGTCAACGGCGCGCCGAGCAGGCCCTCGCAGCCCGTCCGCGCGGGCGACGTCATCGATCTCATCATCCCGCCCCCGGCGCCCCTCGACCTCGCGCCGGAGGACATCCCCGTCCCCATCGTCTACGAGGACGATGACCTGCTCGTCGTCGACAAACCGGCGGGGCTGACGGTCCACCCGGCGCCCGGCCACCCGTCGCACACGCTGGTGAACGCGCTGCTCGCCTTGCGCCCGAACCTCTCTGGCATCGGCGGCGCGCAGCGGCCCGGCATCGTCCACCGCCTCGACAAGGACACCTCCGGCCTCATGCTCGTCGCCAAACACGACCATGCCCACCACTCGCTGGCCGCGCAGCTTCAGGCCCGCCGCGTCCACAAGCGCTACCTCGCGCTGGTCTGGGGCTGCCCGCGCCCCGAGACGGGCACGGTCGACGCCCCCATCGCGCGGCACCCCGCCGACCGCAAGCGCATGGCCGTCGTCGAGAACGGCCGAGCGTCGGTGACCCACTACGCCGTGCTGGAGCGGCTGCCGGAGGCGTCGCTGGTGGAGGCCCGGCCCGTTACGGGCCGCACGCACCAGATACGCGTCCACCTGGCGTCCCTCGGCTGCCCGCTCGTCGGCGACGCCCTCTACGGCCGCGCCCGCCCGTCGCCCGTCGAGCGCCATTTCCTCCACGCGGCGTCCCTCGCCTTCCGCCAGCCATCGACGGGCGAGACCGTCGAGGTGTCGTCGCCGCTGCCGCCCGACTTGCAGGCCGCGCTGGACATGCTGCGAGAACCCTCAAAAGAGGCTGGCATCTTACCCGTGCGGGCGGTGTAGAATGGCGGCCTAACCGCGGCTCCCCACCACCCGTTGAGGCATATATGAGCCTTCTTGACGACGTAAAGGCCCGGCTGAACATCGTGGACGTGGTGTCCAACTACGTGCCGCTGACGCAGGCCGGCCGCGTTTTCAAGGCGCGGTGCCCGTTCCACACGGAGCGCACGCCCTCCTTCGTCGTCAACCCGGAGCGAGGCTCGTGGCGCTGCTTCGGCGCGTGCTCCGAGGGCGGCGACGCCATCCGCTTCGTGATGAAGATGGAGAACCAGAGCTTCAGCGAGGCCCTCCGCTCGCTGGCCGTGCGCCTCGGCGTGCCGCTGCCGTCGCCTCGGCAGCACGCGCAGATGGACCCGCTCCTGCGCGCCAACGAGGAGGCGATGCGCTTCTTCCAGCGCCGCCTCCAGTCGCCCGACGGCGAGGCCGCGCTCGCCTACCTGCAGGACCGCGGCGTCGCGCCCGAGACGGCGGCCGCCTTCAACCTCGGCCTCAGCCCCGACGGCTTCGAGGAGCTCAAGGGCCACCTGATGGGGCAGGGCTTCACGGAGGAGGAGCTGCAGCGCGCGGGGCTCGTCACGCGCCCGCAGCAGGGCGCATCCCGCGACCTCTTCCACTCGCGGCTCATGTTCCCCATCCGCGACGCCGGCGGCCGCGTGGTCGGCTTCGGCGGCCGCGAGCTCGACGGCAGCGTGCCCAAGTACCTGAACACGCCCCAGACGCCCGCCTTCGACAAGTCGTCGTTGCTCTGGGCGCTCGACGCCGCCCGCGAGAGCATCCGGCTGCGCGGCGAGGGCGTCGTCGTCGAGGGGTACATGGACGCCCTTATGGCGCACCAGCACGGCTACACCAACGTCGTCGCCTCCATGGGCACCGCGCTGACGTCGCGCCAGGTGGAGGCGCTGCGCCCCCTGGCGGACACTTTCGTGCTCGCGCTCGACCCGGACGCCGCCGGGCAGGAGGCGACGATGCGCAGCCTCAAGACCTCCTGGGCCAACGTGCCCGAGGTCCGCATCGCGCTGCTCCCCGAAGGCAAGGACCCGGACGAGCTCATCCGCAACTCGCCGGAGCGCTGGCCCGATGTCCTCGAGGCCGCCGAGCCCCGTGTCGACTTCGGCTTCCGCGTCATGGCCTCCCGGATCAACCTCGACACGGCCGACGGACGCCGCGCCCTGACGGAGGAGCTGGGCGGCTGGATTCTCTCGGCGAGGGAGGAAGACCAGGACCGCTACCTGGAAAAGCTGGAGGGGCTCATCGGCGTCAGCCGGCACACGTTGGAGCAGGCGCTGCAGCGTCAGCGGCGCGGGCTGCTTGACGGCCCGCCCACGGGCCGAGGCCGTCGGCAGGCGCCGCGCCCCGAGCCGCCCGAGAGTCCCTTCGAGGCGCCGACGGGCGTCTTCGAGCGCGACGACCCCCTCGAGGCGTACTCGCTGGCGCTGCTCATGCGCGACCCCGATCTGCGCGACGCCGCAGCCGCCCTGCGCGCCGAGTTCTTCCGGCAGAGCGAGAACCGCGAAGTCTTCCAAAAGTGGGCCGAATGTTCTACAATAGAAGAACTGAAAGAAGACCTTGACGCCCTGCTGCAAGAGCACCTGGACTCCCTCCTCAGCCGTGAAATCCCCTTGATGGATTACAAGCAGCGAACGGAATCCTTCGCGCAGACGATACGGCGATTGGAGGAGCGGCAGCTCCGGGAACAGCGGACGCAGTTGGGGGCGTCGTTGGCTCAGGCCGTGGCGGAGGGCCGGGACACCTCGCCGGAGGAGGAGGAGCTCCACCGGCAGGACGAGCGGCTTCGTGATATCTTTTCCGTCAGGGTCCGCAGGGACATCTAGCCCGCCTGCGCAGCAGGCGCATTCGCCAGGAGATGAACATGGAGAACAAGGAGACCACCGGCAAGACCCCGGAGGTCGTCACAGCTTCCGGCGCGGCAGCGGCGCCGCAGTCGGCGGACCCCCAGACGGCGGCCGAGGTTCTGGCCAAGGCAAGCCCCGACGTGAAGACCGTCTTCGACACCGCCTCCGCCAAGGCCTCCGCCTCGACGTGGTCCGTCGAGGAGCCCCAGCCCAAGGACCTCGCGGACACCCGCCCGGAGGACGAGGTCGAGGACAACGACGAAGTCGAGCTCGAGTCGGCCGAGATGATCGACGACCCCGTGCGCATGTACCTGCGCGAGATCGGCCGCGTCAGCCTCCTGACCGCCCAGGACGAGCGCAGCCTCGCCCGCCGCATGGAGGCCGGCAAGCACGTCACCGCCATGCGCAAGTACCTCAGCGAGGAGAGCGGCAGGACCCCCTCGGCCGTCCAGGTGACCATTGAGCTGCTGCGCCGCCTCGCGTCCACGTACCCGGTGACGGTGGAGCTGGCCGAGCACTGCGACCTTGAGCCGCCCATCACCCTCCGGCACATCATGGAGGACCCCAAGCTCCGCGCGGCCATCGACAACGAGATGAAGATGGACATCGTCGCGGAGCTCAGCGCCGGCCTCGGCATCGAGGAGAGCGAC contains:
- a CDS encoding RluA family pseudouridine synthase, producing MAEQCPDLTRSRLARLVQQGMVAVNGAPSRPSQPVRAGDVIDLIIPPPAPLDLAPEDIPVPIVYEDDDLLVVDKPAGLTVHPAPGHPSHTLVNALLALRPNLSGIGGAQRPGIVHRLDKDTSGLMLVAKHDHAHHSLAAQLQARRVHKRYLALVWGCPRPETGTVDAPIARHPADRKRMAVVENGRASVTHYAVLERLPEASLVEARPVTGRTHQIRVHLASLGCPLVGDALYGRARPSPVERHFLHAASLAFRQPSTGETVEVSSPLPPDLQAALDMLREPSKEAGILPVRAV
- the dnaG gene encoding DNA primase → MSLLDDVKARLNIVDVVSNYVPLTQAGRVFKARCPFHTERTPSFVVNPERGSWRCFGACSEGGDAIRFVMKMENQSFSEALRSLAVRLGVPLPSPRQHAQMDPLLRANEEAMRFFQRRLQSPDGEAALAYLQDRGVAPETAAAFNLGLSPDGFEELKGHLMGQGFTEEELQRAGLVTRPQQGASRDLFHSRLMFPIRDAGGRVVGFGGRELDGSVPKYLNTPQTPAFDKSSLLWALDAARESIRLRGEGVVVEGYMDALMAHQHGYTNVVASMGTALTSRQVEALRPLADTFVLALDPDAAGQEATMRSLKTSWANVPEVRIALLPEGKDPDELIRNSPERWPDVLEAAEPRVDFGFRVMASRINLDTADGRRALTEELGGWILSAREEDQDRYLEKLEGLIGVSRHTLEQALQRQRRGLLDGPPTGRGRRQAPRPEPPESPFEAPTGVFERDDPLEAYSLALLMRDPDLRDAAAALRAEFFRQSENREVFQKWAECSTIEELKEDLDALLQEHLDSLLSREIPLMDYKQRTESFAQTIRRLEERQLREQRTQLGASLAQAVAEGRDTSPEEEELHRQDERLRDIFSVRVRRDI